One Planctomycetota bacterium DNA segment encodes these proteins:
- the queG gene encoding tRNA epoxyqueuosine(34) reductase QueG, with protein sequence MSSARAIKDKARELGFEKAGIARVGTAPHAEFLREWLGRGFHGGMEYMARDPERRADPARLLPGARSVICVAKNYFVAEPACRDPRAGRVSRYAWGEDYHEVLHAKLRELARFVEGLGGRAKACVDTAAILEKPWAQAAGLGWEGKHSNLIARDLGSWFFLGEVVTDLELEPDPPHRKDYCGTCTRCIDLCPTRAIVAPYVVDARRCISYLTIEHRGPIPRELRPLLGNLIFGCDICQDVCPWNKFARPAPEKEFLPREGLRAPALTELLGMTREEFARRFRRSPVKRARYAGFLRNVAVALGNSGDREAVPALERALAHEEPLVRAHAAWALGRLGAREALQRRRPAESDPAVLEEIGAALGELSPAGS encoded by the coding sequence ATGAGCAGCGCGCGCGCCATCAAGGATAAGGCCCGCGAGCTGGGCTTCGAGAAGGCGGGGATCGCCCGGGTGGGGACGGCTCCGCACGCGGAGTTCCTGCGCGAATGGCTGGGGCGCGGATTCCACGGCGGGATGGAGTACATGGCGCGCGATCCCGAGCGCCGGGCCGATCCGGCGCGCCTGCTGCCCGGGGCGCGGTCCGTCATCTGCGTGGCCAAGAATTACTTCGTCGCGGAGCCCGCCTGCCGCGATCCGCGGGCGGGGCGCGTTTCCCGCTACGCCTGGGGCGAGGACTACCACGAGGTGCTGCACGCAAAGCTCCGGGAGCTGGCGCGCTTCGTGGAGGGCCTGGGGGGGAGGGCCAAGGCGTGCGTGGACACGGCGGCGATTCTCGAAAAGCCCTGGGCGCAGGCGGCGGGGCTCGGCTGGGAGGGGAAGCATTCGAACCTCATCGCGCGAGACCTCGGATCGTGGTTCTTCCTGGGGGAGGTGGTGACGGATCTCGAGCTGGAGCCCGATCCGCCGCACCGGAAGGACTACTGCGGGACGTGCACGCGGTGCATCGATCTCTGTCCCACACGGGCGATCGTGGCCCCGTACGTGGTGGACGCGCGCCGCTGCATTTCCTACCTGACGATCGAGCATCGGGGGCCGATCCCGCGGGAGCTGCGACCGTTGCTCGGGAATCTCATCTTCGGGTGCGACATTTGCCAGGACGTCTGCCCGTGGAACAAGTTTGCGCGGCCGGCTCCGGAGAAGGAGTTTCTGCCGCGGGAGGGGCTGCGGGCGCCGGCGCTCACGGAACTCCTCGGGATGACGCGGGAGGAGTTCGCGCGCCGGTTCCGGCGGAGCCCCGTCAAGCGGGCGCGCTACGCGGGCTTCCTCCGGAACGTGGCGGTGGCGCTGGGGAATTCCGGGGACCGGGAGGCGGTGCCGGCCCTGGAGCGGGCGCTCGCGCACGAGGAGCCGCTCGTGCGCGCGCATGCGGCCTGGGCGCTCGGGCGGCTGGGGGCGCGCGAGGCGCTTCAAAGGCGCCGGCCGGCGGAGAGCGACCCAGCGGTTCTGGAGGAGATCGGCGCGGCGCTGGGGGAGCTTTCGCCGGCGGGTTCCTAG